CTGAAAATCATGGGTATCGGTGCGCACTTCGCGCTGGTCAATGATCGATTTGTCTTGTTCAAATACATATTCAATGGGATCTTCAATGGTAATGATATGCTCGGTGCGTTCCTTGTTGATGAGGTCTATCAACCCCGCAAGCGTGGTTGTTTTTCCTTGTCCGACGGGCCCCACTACCAAAAAGAAACCTTGTTTTTTCCGGGAAAATTCGGAAATGGAATCGGGAAGATTTAACTCCGCCAACGTCTTTATTTTATGCGGTATGAGACGCAGAGCGATGCCTACCGTCCCCTGCTGGAAAAAGGCGTTGCCTCGGAAACGGGCTCCGTCAGAACTGTAAGAGAAATCCATCTCCATCGTGTTGAGAAATTCTTCAACTCGTTCCTTTGAGAGGAGTCTGGAGAGCAGTCCCATCGTATCTTCTTTAGACAACACCGCCTTCTTCAGGAGCGGAATGAGGTCTCCGTTTACTCGGATCGCTGGGTGACGGCCTTCTGAAATGTGCAGATCTGAACCGCCCTCGCTCACGACGGTATGAATGAGGTCTTCTAATTCTTTTTTATGATCAAGCATGCCCATATTTTCTTTCTTACTAGTTGTAAAACAATTATACCATCTCTCATGAACGCTTGCACATGGAATTTAAAATGGTGCGCGCAACCTACTTCTCTTCCATGATCTCAATCACTTTGTTCACCACTTCGGATGGGACCATGCTTGCTTTGATGATATATCCGTCCACCTTGAGCTTACGGCCGCGGTCAATATCCGTCTTTTCTCCCATATTTGAAAGAATAATGATCTTTGCGTCTTTCGCGAGATCCTCTTTCTTTATCTCCGAGAGAAGCTCAAAGCCGCTCATGACCGGCATTAAGATATCGGTAAGTATGATGTCTGGCAAGAATCCATCTTTCAGCTTCGTGAGCGCCTCCATGCTCCCAAGCGAAGCGGCCACCTCAAAACCGCTCTGCTTGAACTTTACCGCGTACATGTCAAGCAGAAATTTATCATCGTCAACGATCAGTATTTTATACTTTGATTTCATGTCGTCGCTCCGTGTTTACTACATTACAATTCATTTATCTGCTCAAAAGGAATTTGTCCTTTTATTGCTTTGAGGATTGCGTCTTCTTTCATGGTCAGCATGCCGTTTTTGCGCGCCGCCTTAAAGATCTCTTCCTCTACCGGAGTCTTTAAAATAACTTCTTCGATCGCCTTGTTGATTTCCAGTATCTCAAACACCGCGACTCGTCCTCGCGTACCGGTTGGGCATAAGTCGGTTGGCAGTGCTTCGTACACTTCTTTCGCCGAAAGGAATTGTCCTTTGAATTTCTCCGGTAGGTCTTTGACTTCGTTTTCTATGATTGCCTTTATGGACCCTTCGATCGGCACTGCTTTTTCCGAACCCGGACACGTTACTTTGACCAAGCGCTGCGCTATTGCCA
The genomic region above belongs to Patescibacteria group bacterium and contains:
- a CDS encoding response regulator codes for the protein MKSKYKILIVDDDKFLLDMYAVKFKQSGFEVAASLGSMEALTKLKDGFLPDIILTDILMPVMSGFELLSEIKKEDLAKDAKIIILSNMGEKTDIDRGRKLKVDGYIIKASMVPSEVVNKVIEIMEEK
- a CDS encoding PilT/PilU family type 4a pilus ATPase, with the translated sequence MLDHKKELEDLIHTVVSEGGSDLHISEGRHPAIRVNGDLIPLLKKAVLSKEDTMGLLSRLLSKERVEEFLNTMEMDFSYSSDGARFRGNAFFQQGTVGIALRLIPHKIKTLAELNLPDSISEFSRKKQGFFLVVGPVGQGKTTTLAGLIDLINKERTEHIITIEDPIEYVFEQDKSIIDQREVRTDTHDFQAALQSVFRQDVDVIMIGEMRGTETIATAVTAAETGHLVLSTLHTNNAAQTIDRIIDSFAPEAQSQIRVQLSGSLLGIFSQRLIPRISGGMIPAYELLVNNNAISNLIREGRTHEINVVIETGSEYGMVDMNKSLAELVRAGEIKPEDAYLYSLNPRGLDRLI